A single window of Salvia splendens isolate huo1 chromosome 6, SspV2, whole genome shotgun sequence DNA harbors:
- the LOC121806182 gene encoding eukaryotic translation initiation factor 4B3-like — MAATVKTAWAKPGAWALDAEENETELLQQQKEDTSAAATNGHSETADFPSLAAAKTKKKKKQVLSLQEFTTYSAAKPAAFQAKGLTTDELMALPTGPRERTAEEIDRNKLGGGFRSYGGGMRDEQPRRQGSFNRESNHELAPSRADEIDNWATGKMSPASGGFERRDRGERGGFFADSQSRADEVDNWASNKSFAPSEPRRYERRGSFGLESSNGGADSGSWVKRRGEEGPRMGGAFDSLRERRGGQEGAESESWGRRREDMSAGSRPRLNLQPRTMPVIEIAAPEKPKAEIASPVAVTVRPKGSNPFGEARPREEVLKEKGQDWKEIEEKLESTKIKEVVSDGPDPPRKNFWSGRERRQEEKIERAWRKPESADSYPQSTDESANGPAEKSENGHAEEADGGESQAADAKGV; from the exons ATGGCGGCGACGGTGAAGACGGCGTGGGCGAAGCCAGGCGCGTGGGCCCTGGACGCGGAGGAGAACGAGACGGAGCTCCTCCAGCAACAGAAGGAAGATACGTCGGCCGCGGCGACCAATGGCCACTCCGAGACGGCGGATTTCCCGTCTCTGGCGGCGGCGAagactaagaagaagaagaagcaggttCTCTCGCTCCAGGAATTCACGACCTACAGCGCGGCGAAGCCGGCGGCGTTCCAGGCTAAGGGATTGACGACGGACGAGTTGATGGCTCTCCCGACGGGTCCGCGCGAGCGAACGGCGGAGGAGATCGATCGGAACAAGCTAGGAGGGGGATTCAGATCCTATGGCGGCGGAATGAGGGATGAGCAGCCCCGGCGCCAGGGGAGCTTCAATCGAGAGTCGAATCATGAATTGGCGCCGTCTAGGGCTGATGAGATTGATAATTGGGCGACGGGGAAGATGTCTCCTGCCAGTGGTGGGTTTGAGAGGAGGGATAGAGGGGAAAGAGGGGGTTTCTTCGCTGATTCGCAATCGCGAGCGGACGAGGTTGATAATTGGGCGTCGAATAAGAGTTTTGCCCCTTCTGAGCCTAGGAGGTATGAGCGGAGGGGAAGCTTTGGATTGGAATCAAGCAATGGTGGCGCGGATTCAGGAAGTTGGGTGAAGAGAAGAGGAGAGGAAGGGCCGAGGATGGGCGGCGCATTCGATAGTTTGAGGGAGAGGAGAGGGGGGCAGGAAGGGGCGGAATCGGAGAGCTGGGGTAGGAGAAGAGAGGATATGAGTGCTGGTAGTAGGCCTAGATTGAATTTACAGCCTAGAACAATGCCAGTGATTGAGATTGCTGCTCCAGAGAAGCCTAAGGCCGAGATTGCTTCTCCGGTTGCTGTTACCGTGAGGCCAAAAGGGAGCAATCCATTTGGTGAGGCGAGGCCGAGAGAGGAGGTGTTGAAGGAGAAGGGCCAAGATTGGAAGGAGATTGAGGAAAAGCTCGAGTCTACCAAGATTAAGGAGGTGGTTTCTGATGGACCGGATCCTCCTAGGAAGAACTTTTGGAGTGGGAGAGAGAGGCGGCAGGAAGAGAAGATTGAGAGGGCTTGGAGAAAGCCAGAATCTGCTGATTCCTACCCCCAGAG TACTGATGAGTCTGCCAATGGGCCTGCTGAGAAATCCGAAAATGGACATGCTGAAGAGGCTGATGGGGGAGAGTCACAGGCCGCTGACGCTAAGGGAGTGTGA